The following are from one region of the Plodia interpunctella isolate USDA-ARS_2022_Savannah chromosome 25, ilPloInte3.2, whole genome shotgun sequence genome:
- the LOC128680876 gene encoding probable chitinase 2 — MAWIELFLVLCGTFFVGSEKVVVCYYGTWATYRQGLGKFAVDNVNTELCSHVVYSFVGIDNQGTIVSLDPYLDLDTGNGNFRKFTKLKEENPNLKTILAVGGWNEGSAKFSIMAANPIFRNNFIRSSLQFIEDYNFDGLDLDWEYPNRRDTVHGAADIENFTLLTKELREEFDKRGLLLTSAVSSNKASAEWSYDIPEISKYLDFIHIMTYDMYGSWDPITGHNSPLHKGEGDTGNRDDLYTVDVAVEYWLSQGCPPSKLVLGMPLYGRTFTLTNSAVNGVRAPSSGPGLSGQYTATAGFMGYNEICEKLNTEAWDVRYDSLAKVPYAVQGSNWISYDDAESLTKKGEYANSLNLAGGMVWSIETDDFNNVCGDGEFPLLTAINKALGRIGNGATTEGTEKPVTSTDASTTTEEPNTTTTKETSTTTVGVSTTTVDASTTTKEPSTTTTEIITTTKETSTTSKPEISTEEPTTTPKDIDVETTEASTTFVCNEEGFTPNPVDCSSFYFCVNVNGYLEPRKFECPATTYWDQTTFTCNYRDEVECHLD, encoded by the exons ATGGCTTGGATCGAATTGTTTCTGGTTTTATGTGGAACATTTTTTGTGGGAAGTGAAA AGGTGGTGGTATGCTACTACGGAACCTGGGCAACATACAGACAGGGGCTTGGCAAGTTCGCTGTTGACAACGTGAACACAGAACTATGTTCGCACGTGGTGTATAGTTTTGTCGGCATAGACAATCAAGGGACAATCGTCTCACTTGATCCCTACCTGGATTTGGACACTGGCAATG gtaACTTCAGAAAGTTCACCAAACTTAAAGAGGAGAATCCGaatctaaaaacaatattagcaGTCGGAGGCTGGAACGAAGGTTCTGCCAAATTTTCTATT ATGGCAGCAAACCCAATCTTCCGCAACAATTTCATAAGGAGTTCTCTTCAATTCATCGAAGACTACAACTTTGATGGACTGGACCTCGACTGGGAGTATCCAAACCGTCGCGACACTGTCCATGGTGCAGCTGACATCGAAAACTTCACGCTGCTCACTAAGGAGCTGAGAGAGGAGTTTGACAAGCGCGGCTTGCTGCTGACTTCAGCTGTGTCGTCTAATAAGGCTAGCGCGGAGTGGTCCTATGATATTCCGGAGATTTCCAA ATACCTAGACTTCATACACATAATGACTTACGACATGTACGGTAGCTGGGATCCAATCACCGGCCACAACTCCCCCCTACACAAGGGAGAGGGGGACACTGGCAATCGAGATGATCTGTATACTGTTGATGTAGCTGTCGAGTATTGGCTCAGTCAAG GCTGTCCTCCCTCGAAGCTGGTCCTGGGAATGCCTCTCTATGGCAGGACATTCACCCTCACAAACTCGGCGGTCAACGGAGTGCGAGCGCCATCTAGCGGACCGGGGCTGTCAGGACAATATACTGCTACAGCCGGCTTCATGGGGTATAACGAG ATCTGCGAAAAGCTCAACACCGAAGCTTGGGATGTCAGATACGATAGTCTAGCTAAAGTGCCTTACGCTGTTCAAGGCAGTAACTGGATATCATACGATGACGCTGAATCATTAACAAAGAAAGGCGAATACGCCAACAGTCTGAATCTCGCCGGAGGAATGGTCTGGAGTATAGAAACTGATGATTTCAATAACGTATGCGGTGATGGAGAATTTCCTCTATTAACAGCTATAAATAAAGCTCTAGGTAGAATTGGAAATGGTGCTACAACTGAAGGGACCGAAAAACCTGTTACATCTACAGACGCGAGTACCACTACTGAAGAACCTAATACTACTACAACAAAAGAAACCAGTACGACCACAGTAGGAGTTAGTACGACCACTGTAGATGCTAGCACGACTACTAAAGAGCCCAGTACGACAACCACAGAGATTATTACAACAACTAAAGAAACTAGTACAACTTCTAAGCCTGAAATATCAACTGAAGAGCCTACTACAACACCTAAAGATATCGATGTTGAAACTACTGAAG CAAGCACAACCTTCGTCTGCAACGAAGAAGGCTTCACACCGAACCCTGTGGACTGTTCATCATTCTACTTCTGTGTAAACGTGAACGGATATTTGGAGCCGAGAAAGTTTGAATGCCCCGCCACCACCTACTGGGATCAGACGACGTTTACATGTAATTATAGGGATGAGGTGGAGTGCCATTTAGATTAA